Genomic segment of Ranitomeya imitator isolate aRanImi1 chromosome 6, aRanImi1.pri, whole genome shotgun sequence:
CAATATTTGGAGGCTTTGCCTTTTTTTTCAGTCCGGCCGCACCTGTGCAAACTACAGATCACCGCTTTACTGTTTGTCCAGGGAAATAGAGGTTAATCTGACCATTCACCACTAGCTAACACTGGAAAGAAATCGGATTAATTTCGCTAAATATAATGCCATATTTTTCAGACTGATTGCAGCTATAATAAGGGAATCTTATGCAGGATATTTCTTTTTATAGTTTGCCAACTTGGAAACTTTAATTGTGTGAACTCTTGTGCTTTCCATATTGCTAAAAATAtctgaataaaataaaaatgattataaGCCATCTGGCTTTTGAGGGGATAATAGTTttgatacacatacacacacaaatatatatatatatatatatatatatatatatatatatatatatatatatatatatatatacttattacaGTCATTATTTATATCGATTGTTTTTCTTAATTTGCAAGTGTCATAGAGCGAATTATATTAACATTATTATATAATATTATGCATagtattattaataattattattatatgaaTGCTGATATTATAATTATTATCAGGTTAATGGATTTATTTGAATCtacaaaatgtggtcatttgtgttGACCTGCCCAGAACTAATTGCCTCCTTTCCCTCTGTCCCAGGGCTCCCAGTATGAGCTGAAGGATAACCCTGGGGTGCACCCGGCCACCTTTGCTGCCCACACCGCCCCCGGTTATTACCCCTATGGGCAGTTTCAGTACGGAGATCCGGGTCGGCCCAAGAATGCCACCAGGGAGAGTACCAGCACCTTAAAGGCCTGGCTGAACGAGCATAGGAAGAACCCTTACCCCACCAAGGGTGAGAAGATCATGCTGGCCATCATCACCAAGATGACCCTCACCCAGGTGTCCACGTGGTTTGCCAATGCCAGGAGGAGACTTAAGAAGGAGAATAAGGTGACCTGGGGTGCGAGGAGTAAGGAAGATGACCATATATTTGGGAGTGACAACGAGGGGGACCATGAAAAGAATGAAGACGATGAGGAGATCGACCTGGAGAGCATAGACATTGATAAGATTGATGACAATGACGGCGAGCAGAGCAATGAAGACGAGGACGACAAGCCGGAGCACAAGGAAAGTTTCAGAAAGGACAGTGAGGTGATTCTGGCCGGGACTGATGGACTGAGATCGAAGGAGGCCAAGGAGAACTCTGAGCCCAGCAACACCAGGATCGTCAGCCCCGCCGGGAGCTTACAAGGGCCCGCTCACAGCAAGCCCAAAATCTGGTCCCTGGCCGAAACGGCCACCAGCCCCGACGGGGCAACCAGGTCCTCTCCCTCCTCGCCCCAGGTCACCCACACGTCGCCCACCATCCAGCACCCGGCCTTCCTGCCCAGCCACGGACTGTACACATGCCAGATCGGCAAATTCCACAACTGGACAAACGGGGCTTTCCTGACCCAGAGCTCCCTGATCAATATGAGGTCCTTGTTAGGAGTAAATCACCACCACCACCCCCACCTCCAGGCCCACCAGCAGGCGCCCCTCATCACAGCGACCCTGGGGGGCAGCGACAAAGCCACAGAGAGGAGCAGTCCCAAGCACACAGGTGACCGACAGAGCCAGAAGGAGCGCTATGCTTCcatgattgacatgctaagcatctatatgtgtatatatagatatgtgtgtgtatatatagatatgtgtgtgtatatatagatatgtgtgtgtatgtctatatatatatatgtgtgtgtgtgtatatatagatatgtgtgtgtatgtctatatatatatatgtgtgtgtgtgtatatatagatatgtgtgtgtgtgtatatatatagatatgtgtgtgtttgtatatatagatatatatatatatatgtgtgtgtgtgtgtatagatatgtgtgtgtgtatgtctatatatatatatatatgtgtgtgtgtgtatatagatatgtgtgtgtatgtctatatatatatgtgtgtatatatatatatatatatatatatatatgtgtgtgtgtgtgtctatatagatatgtgtgtgtatatagatatgtgtgtgtgtgtgtgtatatatatatatatacatatgtatgcatatactgtatatatatgtatatatatataaatatatgtgtgcatgtctatatatgtgtgtgtgtttgtatatatatatatatatatatgtatgtgtatgtgtatgcatatactgtatatatatatgtatatatataaatatatgtgtgtatgtgtctatatatatatgtgtgtatatatatatatatgtgtgtgtgtttgcatatactgtataaatatatatatataaatgtatgtgtgtgtgtatatatagatatgtgtgtgtgtgcatatatatatatgtgtgtgtaaatcTATctaatatagatatatatctataaaaTATTATATATGTGTGTTCAAGTATCTATCTAATGTAGATATTTATCTCTCTGTATCTATAATAtataaaaagaaatatatatatagtgtgtatttgtgtatacatatatatgtgtatatatatccaaTATAGATATAtctttaatattatatatatatatatatatatatatatatatatatgtcttgatCTAAAAGTTTATTTAAATGATCCATTATTGTAGTAGAGATGAATCCTTTGTTTAATTGATTTTGCCCTCAAATGTCATCATTGTTCTTATTTTACTGTATTCTTATTTTTGTGAATTTTGCTTCCTGCAGACAGAGAAAATGATCCAAGAACCGACTCTCCTCCACAGCTAAAATCCTCCTTTCAGGCTGTTCTTGAAAAGTAAGTTTAAGTATTATTCCTGACATGCCTCGAATAATGGAACATCCCAATGACTTCCTTTTGACCTAATTCCCATACCTTATTATTGATTATGATGGTGAATAATTAGAGATCTATTAATATCCTTTTGGATATTTGGGGTTAGGGCAGCAGATGACTGCTGACTAGGACTCGGTGGTAGTAAAGTTAGCACACCTCTGCCCTGGTGGCTGTTGTGCCCTGACTAGTCTCCCCAGGTCACTGTATCATGTCTCTGTCCTGTGTATCTAATATGTGCCTTTTCTTGTCTGCAGCACTTTGTCACAGCAAGAAGGGACACCCCGCATATTAGCAGCGCTGCCTTCTGCCTGAGCACAGATCACAGACTGGGCACTCTGGACATTCTGGTTATGCTCTACAAAGACTAAGGACATTATGGGTATGCTCTACACAGACTCTGGACATTCTGGTTATGCTCTACACAGACTAAGGACATTATGGGTATGCTCTACACAGACTCTGGACATTCTGGTTATGCTCTACACAGACTAAGGACATTATGGGTATGCTCTACACAGACTAAGGACATTCTGGTTATGCTCTACACAGACTCTGGACATTATGGGTATGCTCTACACAGACTCTGGACATTATGGGTATGCTCTACACAGACTCTGGACATTATGGGTATTCTCTACATAGACTCTGGACATTATGGGTATGCTCTACACAGACTCTGGACATTCTGGTTATGCTCTACACAGACTCTGGACATTCTGGGTATTCTCTACACAGACTCTGGACATTCTGGCTATTCTCTACACAGACTCTCGACATTCTGGGTATTCTCTACACAGACTCTGGACATTCTGGGTATTCTCTACACAGACTCTGGACATTCTGGGTATTCTCTACACAGACTCTCGACATTCTGGGTATTCTCTACACAGACTCTGGACATTCTGGGTATTCTCTACACAGACTCTGGACATTCTGGGTATCCTCTACACAGACTCtggacattcttggcattctctacaCAGACTCTGGACATTCTGGGTATTCTCTACACAGACCCAGTCTCCTTTTGCAATAAGGCGGTGTTATGACCCCACCACCAAAATATTCAACTAAAAAGAAGCGATGAAAGTAGGTGGCTCCATCCAGTGTCCCTGATCCCACTCCTCCTGCCCAGTCCTGGattactcgtttttttttttttttggtaactgttcacatgtctgtgcttTTTTTCTGTATATAAAGTAATTGAAATTGTAAATAGCGCGTCAGCAAAAACTTGTCTAAATCCTCTATTTTTGTCTAATAAACTCTATGAAATTCTATGAAACCTCTGGAATCCTTGTTCTCCTTGTGAGCCCAGGCTAGCTTGATTCGCCGGCAGGAGAGGATAGACGGGGGGCAGCCTTTTCTCTGCCTCTGCCCCTGATTTAAGCAGACGATTTCCATTTTAATGTCAGTCATTATGAAGTGAAAGGGATCCGGTGAAACAATTTGTCACGCTTTAGTGTCTGGTGATTACTCTTGGGCAGCAGTTAGGACAATCTGCTCACAAATTCCCGATTATTTAGCCCCGGCctcgactgttttttttttttccttattttttttttaaatatatttgtttttttctaaTTGTTTTCCAACGGTGCTATCTCAGCTATTGATTCCAATCTAGTTGTATGGATTTGGAATCAGGGAGTGTAAAGCCAATTGTTGCGCTGATCCCAGCGGAGAGGGCACTTAACACCCAGAGCCTTTTCATTTTATGCCTCTTCATTTTATGTCTCTTCATTTTATGCCTCTTCATTTTCTGCCACATGACTTGGTGTTTTGGTTGCTGTCATTATTGGGAAAGGCTCTAATTGCGATGATGATGATCCCCCATCCGGCTAATGAGAGGGCTCAGCACAGGGGCGAGGAGGCATTCATCTCCCCAACACGAGCTGCTAAAAAGCTCCAATATTTTCACTGTTTCCTGATTTTATTTTCATTTCTAATTGAGAACACTAAACGAGCATTGAGGTGCTAATAAGACGCCAGATGGCTGTGCATGGAGGGAGATGGAAGGAGGCAGCTGTGGAAGTCATTAAGAAATAATGCGGGGACGCCCTATCCAAACAATGCTAGAGCCCAAAACAAGCAGAAAAGAAGGGGCTGGAATCAAATATTAATAAAAAGCCCATTAAGTGCTGGAGCAGCGCTAATAAACAGGCAACTAGCCGTCTCTTCATCACTGTAATTGTCTCTCCATTCACTAATACATCACTGTCTGCTTGGAGAAGACGGCAATGATTTCAGGTGTTCTCTTATCCAAATATTACAGAAAATATTGGCAGCCAAActcactttttattattattattattattatttataattataatGCATATTCCATCATTTTAGAATGTTTGTGAAACCTGTAAATGTCGGCATTTCTATGATTTTTGCATATATTCAGAGTGTTTGTAAAAAGGAGCATTTTCTGATAGTATTTTGGCCATCGTGGCAGATTCGGAGCTTTCTGGAGCCGTAGGAGCCGTTCTGCAGTACAAGAGCGCCCTCTTTGGGGCACAGGGTGTATTGCCGGTTTAGCTGTATTTTATCATAC
This window contains:
- the IRX1 gene encoding iroquois-class homeodomain protein IRX-1, with product MSFPQLGYPQYLSAGQAAVYGGERPGVLAAAAAAAAAAAAAGSGRPAGSELGSSSAAAVTSVLGMYPYSAPNYSAFLPYTTDLALFSQMGSQYELKDNPGVHPATFAAHTAPGYYPYGQFQYGDPGRPKNATRESTSTLKAWLNEHRKNPYPTKGEKIMLAIITKMTLTQVSTWFANARRRLKKENKVTWGARSKEDDHIFGSDNEGDHEKNEDDEEIDLESIDIDKIDDNDGEQSNEDEDDKPEHKESFRKDSEVILAGTDGLRSKEAKENSEPSNTRIVSPAGSLQGPAHSKPKIWSLAETATSPDGATRSSPSSPQVTHTSPTIQHPAFLPSHGLYTCQIGKFHNWTNGAFLTQSSLINMRSLLGVNHHHHPHLQAHQQAPLITATLGGSDKATERSSPKHTDRENDPRTDSPPQLKSSFQAVLENTLSQQEGTPRILAALPSA